The following are encoded in a window of Impatiens glandulifera chromosome 5, dImpGla2.1, whole genome shotgun sequence genomic DNA:
- the LOC124939089 gene encoding agamous-like MADS-box protein AGL62, with protein MENIPSNPRATKRSKGCKRILKDRRRGREEDQQVTFSELRSGLYKKISELSIVCAIEFIFMILSPSGKLFSFSSPNMELIAMKLLNNKKLERNTVTNSLMDKSFRENMARLTSQLVEVMNLLDKEKEREKQIDKMVRARKIKSIIDTSVSDLNEGDAQMLKNWLKKVQSDLNARMKQLSVN; from the coding sequence ATGGAGAACATCCCTAGCAACCCTAGAGCAACCAAGCGTTCAAAAGGCTGCAAGAGAATTCTCAAGGACCGACGTCGGGGAAGGGAAGAAGATCAACAAGTCACTTTCTCTGAACTCCGCAGTGGATTGTACAAAAAGATCAGCGAATTGAGCATCGTTTGTGCTATCGAGTTTATTTTCATGATCTTATCTCCATCTGGGAAGctcttctctttttcttctccgAACATGGAGTTAATTGCAATGAAATTACTTAATAACAAGAAACTCGAGAGAAATACGGTAACCAATTCTCTTATGGATAAGTCATTTCGAGAAAATATGGCTAGACTAACTAGCCAACTTGTAGAGGTGATGAATCTTTTGGATaaggaaaaagaaagagaaaaacaaataGATAAAATGGTAAGAGCAcgtaaaataaaatcaattattgatACTTCTGTTTCGGATCTCAATGAGGGTGATGCTCAAATGTTAAAGAATTGGCTCAAGAAAGTTCAGAGTGATTTAAATGCAAGGATGAAACAACTTAGCGTAAACTAA